The following are from one region of the Primulina eburnea isolate SZY01 chromosome 17, ASM2296580v1, whole genome shotgun sequence genome:
- the LOC140817906 gene encoding uncharacterized protein: MAPYEALYERKCRSPVYRDEVRKMAELRPYIFQSYCSISVQIRDRKRTAQSRQKSYADQRRWDLEFAVVDHVFMKVTHMKGVMRFKKKGKLSPRFIGPFEILERFGTLAYRVAIPSDLARVHNVFHVSMPRKYMSNPSHVLNYEPLTSNQSFKERPTKILDRRERRLRNKVIHMVKVEWRKHSRMRLHG; this comes from the coding sequence atggctccatatgaggcaTTGTACGAGAGGAAGTGTAGGTCTCCAGTGTATCGAGACGAGGTAAGAAAGATGGCAGAGttgagaccatatatttttCAGTCATACTGCAGCATTAGTGTTCAAATTCGGGACAGGAAAAGGACCGCGCAGagccgacaaaagagttatgcagatcaaCGGCGCTGGGATCTTGAGTTCGCAGTAGTGGATCATGTATTCATGAAAGTCACACatatgaagggtgtgatgagattcaAGAAGAAGGGCAAGCTCAGTCCTAGATTCATCGGACCGTTCGAGATCCTAGAGAGATTTGGGACACTCGCATACAGAGTTGCAATACCGTCGGATCTGGcgagagttcataatgtgttccatgtaTCTATGCcgcggaagtacatgtcgaatccttcaCATGTGCTGAACTATGAACCACTGACGTCGAACCAGTCTTTCAAGGAGAGACCCACTAAGATTTTGGATAGACGGGAGAGGAGGCTCCGGAACAAGGTGATCCACATGGTCAAAGTCGAGTGGCGGAAGCATTCGAGGATGAGGCTACATGGTTGA